Proteins found in one Candidatus Binatia bacterium genomic segment:
- the ppk2 gene encoding polyphosphate kinase 2: MAKAKRSDKPDVGASQALTVLKKRSQDHPEKTKKKLDTKVYEKELAKLQSELLKLQEYVRVKGLRVAVLFEGRDAAGKGSVIKRIIQNLNPRTCRIVALGTPTDREKTQWYFQRYAAQLPMAGEIVLFDRSWYNRAGVERVMGFCTEKEYLEFLRSCPEFEDMLLRSGIVLIKYWFSVSEEEQEVRFQKRISDPNKRWKLSPMDLESRARWVDYSRAKDAMMAACDTKSSPWWVVPADNKRRSRLNCIAHLLSQFPYKDYSPKKLKLPPRQVDLTYVRPPVSRQKYVPEAY, encoded by the coding sequence ATGGCAAAGGCAAAGCGAAGCGACAAACCCGACGTGGGCGCATCCCAGGCGCTCACCGTGTTGAAGAAGAGAAGCCAGGATCACCCGGAGAAGACCAAGAAGAAGCTCGACACGAAGGTCTATGAGAAGGAGCTGGCGAAGCTGCAGAGCGAGCTCTTGAAGTTGCAGGAATACGTGCGGGTGAAGGGCCTCCGGGTCGCCGTCCTTTTCGAAGGGCGAGACGCCGCCGGGAAGGGGAGCGTCATCAAGCGCATCATCCAGAACCTGAATCCGCGAACGTGCCGGATCGTGGCGCTGGGCACGCCCACCGACCGCGAGAAGACCCAGTGGTACTTCCAGCGCTACGCCGCCCAGCTGCCGATGGCGGGGGAGATCGTGCTCTTCGACCGGAGCTGGTACAACCGCGCGGGCGTCGAGCGGGTGATGGGATTCTGCACCGAGAAGGAATATCTCGAGTTCCTGCGGTCCTGTCCGGAGTTCGAGGACATGCTCCTCCGCTCCGGGATCGTACTCATCAAGTACTGGTTCTCGGTCAGCGAGGAAGAGCAGGAGGTTCGCTTCCAGAAGCGGATCAGCGATCCGAACAAGCGATGGAAACTGAGCCCCATGGACCTGGAATCGCGGGCGCGCTGGGTCGACTACTCGCGGGCCAAGGACGCCATGATGGCGGCCTGCGACACCAAGTCGTCCCCCTGGTGGGTGGTGCCGGCCGACAACAAGAGGCGCTCTCGTCTCAACTGCATCGCTCATCTCCTGAGCCAGTTTCCGTACAAGGACTATTCGCCCAAGAAGCTCAAGCTGCCGCCGCGTCAAGTCGACCTGACCTACGTGCGCCCT